The proteins below are encoded in one region of Coffea arabica cultivar ET-39 chromosome 4c, Coffea Arabica ET-39 HiFi, whole genome shotgun sequence:
- the LOC113739380 gene encoding galactoside 2-alpha-L-fucosyltransferase, whose amino-acid sequence MMRSWNPAYPPKDAIPWCREAKPFCTSVKVIGISAACLVGFFVLYSAMENKPFYGQRTSDSGPWRKDVDFDDIIRRTREMGEYFAQPVQEPKDKLLGGLLPEGLDVNSCVSRYQSALYRKEQKHQPSSHLVSRLRKYEALHKQCGPFTESYNRSLEYLKSGSHSQYTNSTGCKYVIWTHPIHGLGNRILSLASAFLYALLTNRVLLVDPESEVPDLFCEPFEVSWLLPSDFPLIGNFSGFDKNSPQSFGTLLKNISRGSSNSSSLPPYIYLHLLHDYDDDNKRFFCNQDQPVVQNVTWLIAKSNVYFAPALFSVSTFQQEISSLFPDLGTVFHHLGRYLFHPTNFVWGLITTYYDTNLARADERIGIQIRVFEKDPELKLLDQIMACAAKENLLPLVNGTEPVASQSGKLKTKAVLIASLEYGYFKAMRSMYWKHSTVTGEVIEVHQPSHEKHQYNEKKMHNIKAWAEMYLLSLTDNLVTSADSTFGYVAHSLGGLKPWILYKPENHVAPDPPCRRAVSKEPCMHAPPYYDCITKQWTGPGAKLDPHVQHCDDKWYGIKFIDREENL is encoded by the exons ATGATGAGGTCCTGGAACCCTGCTTATCCTCCAAAGGATGCCATACCATGGTGTCGAGAGGCCAAGCCCTTCTGTACTTCAGTCAAAGTAATTGGGATTTCAGCAGCTTGCTTGGTGGGATTCTTTGTTTTGTATTCAGCAATGGAAAACAAGCCTTTCTATGGCCAGAGGACGAGCGACTCGGGACCTTGGAGAAAAG ATGTTGATTTCGATGATATTATAAGGCGGACCAGGGAAATGGGAGAATATTTTGCCCAGCCAGTCCAGGAACCAAAGGACAAGCTTCTTGGTGGCCTTCTCCCGGAAGGATTAGATGTAAATTCATGTGTAAGTAGGTATCAGTCAGCCTTGTACAGAAAGGAACAGAAACACCAGCCTTCTTCCCATCTGGTCTCCAGGTTGAGAAAATATGAAGCCCTGCATAAACAATGTGGACCATTTACAGAGTCCTACAACAGAAGCTTGGAATATCTTAAGTCAGGAAGCCACAGCCAATACACAAATTCCACAGGTTGCAAGTACGTTATATGGACTCACCCAATCCATGGTTTAGGAAACAGAATACTTAGTTTGGCATCTGCTTTTCTTTATGCTCTCCTAACAAATAGAGTCCTACTTGTTGATCCAGAAAGTGAAGTTCCTGATCTTTTTTGCGAACCATTTGAGGTTTCTTGGTTACTTCCCTCTGATTTCCCTCTAATTGGCAACTTCAGTGGCTTTGATAAAAACTCTCCTCAGAGTTTTGGAACACTGCTGAAAAATATTAGTCGTGGTAGTTCGAATTCATCTTCCCTTCCACCCTATATCTATCTCCATCTACTCCATGACTATGATGATGATAACAAGCGTTTCTTTTGCAATCAAGATCAACCTGTCGTCCAGAATGTGACTTGGCTGATTGCCAAATCAAACGTGTATTTTGCACCAGCTCTTTTTTCAGTTTCAACTTTTCAGCAAGAAATTAGCAGTCTCTTTCCAGATTTAGGAACTGTGTTCCATCACTTGGGCCGTTATCTCTTCCATCCCACAAACTTTGTTTGGGGGCTTATCACCACGTATTACGACACTAACTTAGCTAGAGCAGATGAAAGGATAGGCATCCAAATACGAGTATTTGAGAAAGATCCTGAGCTTAAATTGTTAGATCAGATTATGGCGTGTGCAGCGAAGGAAAATCTACTGCCACTAGTCAATGGGACGGAACCTGTTGCCAGCCAGTCTGGTAAGCTTAAGACTAAAGCTGTTTTGATAGCTTCTTTAGAATATGGCTACTTTAAGGCAATGAGAAGCATGTACTGGAAACATTCCACGGTCACAGGAGAAGTGATTGAAGTACACCAGCCAAGTCATGAAAAACATCAGTACAATGAGAAAAAGATGCACAATATAAAAGCATGGGCAGAAATGTATCTATTGAGCTTGACTGATAATCTGGTGACAAGCGCAGATTCGACTTTTGGTTATGTAGCTCATAGTCTTGGAGGTTTGAAGCCGTGGATCCTTTACAAGCCTGAGAATCACGTAGCCCCTGATCCACCATGTAGGCGTGCTGTGTCAAAGGAACCATGTATGCATGCCCCTCCGTATTATGATTGCATAACAAAACAATGGACTGGCCCGGGTGCTAAACTTGATCCTCACGTACAGCATTGCGATGACAAGTGGTATGGTATTAAATTTATTGACAGAGAAGAGAACTTGTGA